The window AGAAACAGGGACAATGGAGCAAGCAACAAGCAATTTAAGGAATTCATAGAACTCCCATTTAGATGTTTCATGTGAAGTAATGTCCAATGCTGATATCAGGAcgtgtcacagacatttcttttatgaaaaatcctctcttaggattttcctgctgaagctgagaagttcagcagccagacataaacaataggttatctgcttctgtggaatgcagcaggtcagttctggattggcccagattgagtgtttggaggtaatggccaatccggaactgagctctctcggacacagtccgagagagcaaggtttgttgatcattctttactttctattcttaggtagctagcagcttctggaaactcccttttctttttctttttagtatagttataatagatgtatatatcataacttaataaatcaagccttctgattatggagcccatctcgtctcttccttcaccccgaaaaccttgtggccaaccggcgacaAGGAAGCAAACTTAGAAATGCAGAATTGCAACAACTAACTAAAGAAAATCCCTGCCTTTGGGAACAGACTATTTTAGTGCTAAGAACTTGTGTGATGTTCAGCCTTCATTATTGTTTTGCAAGAAAACTAGATCAATATTACGAAAGTGGGAAATATTGCCAAATGCATGAATCATATGGGTTGGGTTTATTGTTTTATAAATCTGTGACTGTAGTTTTACTAAAGTACTCCTTTCTACAGGATTTATGTACAAGGAATTTTTGCATTCCTCCAGTTGAaacttttccaaatgaaattaaGTATGGCGGAGAGATGGGCTTCAAACAAATATAAGTATAGAACTGCtccttcaagaaaaataatcacaaaagTTTTAGTGAAAAGTTTTTCTGTACAGTTGAGAACATATTGCGTCACAGATATTCAAATACCACAGCCCTGACaacacaagcaaacaaagaGAAGAAGATGTGCTGCTGTATTTCCCCTTTTCTGATAGCCAAAAAAGCTGAGGATTGGGAACTGACCTACACTACAAACACATTCTTATTTTGCAGAAACTTTTTGGATAATTGCAAGTTTGATAGACACATACTTGCTGTCACTTACCTTTTCAAAGACTGGAAAGTACCTGTTAGTTGCTCTGTCCTTAATTGActcaagatttttctcctttgcatcaggtggagagaaaggaaacatcAAAATCATTTGCATCAGATCTGATATTCCCTCCACATACATGTCAATCCTGTTGGTCAGGGGaagatgggagaaaaaaagcacagaagttaTTTAATCTGTTTTCCAATTAACTAAGGCAACTTACAGGAATTTTATATCACCAATATAGTGCCAATTTTCACAGCCAAAACTAAGCATGAACGAAAcctgaatatttttctaaaagaaCAGAAGCCTGTTTCTGATAGGAGCATTTCAGAAGCAGTGGTTAAATCTTATTATTAGCCTTTTTGATGCCTTTATATGGGATTTACAGGATTGAATTTGGTTTATATAATGTAGCTATCAAATAACAGACTGCTCTGTTAGTGATAGGAGGTGTTACATACAGGGCTCTCTCCTTCAAGTCTTTCCCATAGAGATTGTATTTCCCTGCTATGTAGCTCGTGATGGCTCTGGTCTGCACCATCTTCATCCCATCGATCTCAACCAGGGGCACTtgctggaagagcaggaatCCATCTAGGGTGGAGAGGTGAAGGAAAGCCTGTTAGTTCCTCCTGCAAGGTATACAGGAGAGTGAGACACTGAGCACATTTCTCTTGCAGTGTAGGAGACCACTGATGTCTTGCTCAAACTCACAGCACTCAACTAACATTGTGGGGAGGATCAAACAGCCTGCATCACACTCCTGTAGCAAAgtcaccacagcacagctgggccctGGGCTTGACATCATTGACAGAGCTTCACTGGCTGGTGGGAGTTGGCCCTTGCCTGCACCTCTGCACTTCTGGAGCCTGCCTCATGATGGCAGGAAAAGCCTGAACCAGCACTTTCAACCCAAAAAATAGGAGGAGAATAAAGATACCTAGTAAatctgaactttaaaaaaatccaatgaTTTTGAATGCAGATCAATTCCCTGACAGGGACATACACGGGTAGTACTGCAGCAAGACCAAGCTGCAGGAATACAGGAAAGGGTCAGGCCACTTCAAATACACTGAAGCTACAGAGCTAAAGGAGAGCCTGTGACAGCTGTTGGTGTTTGAGTAAGTTTCACACAGTCACTTCAGGACCAGAGTTTGAGGGTCCCCATGGATTTTACAGGCCTAGTCTCAGTGCCATTCTACAATTTAGGCCTATATAGAAACATCTTTATAGTCTCATTTTCTGCTGGTGCTGGTAGGGGCAATTGTCTGAGCTTTCAGTGAGGCAGTTCTGAGAGCTAAGCACACACAGAGATTCAGCATTGCAAAGTCAGTCTATTCTAGACTGGTTTTCTGCTGGACTAATTCACTGTTTTTGGAGACACTCCCTCCTCCATCTACATACTAATGGCATCCAGAGAACAATCCTGACCTGTGTATAATCACAGCAGAACTCCAAATCCAAATAGGCAGCTGCCACTTGCAGCTCAAAGTCAATGATTTCTTTTAATTGCTCAATTTATATCTGTTTGGTGAATCCTTCTTTCGGATAGGAAGGTTCATTTCAACAGGCACATCTGCCTGCCTTTTTCTCCAGAGCTGTTAAAATACCTTGCTAGGCTAGAATTAATATTCTTCACTCATTCTACATTATTAATTTACAGTTGAAATTCAAAGAGTAGTTATCTCTGCAGCAACAAATGGCTTGTATTTACTTCTTGTAAACATTCACAGAAAGATCACGTGTGTTCTTGTCTTTCCAGAACACACCTCTGCATCTTAAGGAAGCAACATTACTGCTACCTATCTAGAGAACAATAGAATAGGAAAACTAATAGATCTGGAAGGATATTTTTCGGCAGAAAGATGTGaagtgaaaaatataatttgtctTTCTGGCCCTTGACAAAAAGCAATGCAGCAAATATGACTGAATACACCATTTGTTTCTTAGCTACAGAAAAGAGAATTCCCTCTTAAAATCAGTGGACTGCCTCTCCTCCCTCATTTTGCAGGGAGAATCACTTCACATAACCACAGCACAGAATACATATGCAGGATTAAAAGGAGTCTAGCAGTAATTCCAGGGATTGGGTTGTTCTCTCCAAAGGTGGTCTGTGCAgcacacattaaaaaagaatCACCTTCTATTTGTAACCAACCAGCAGAGCTCACTGACACCCAGGTACCACCTGGGCAATCTTTGGCTGCACAGATTGAGCCAGGTTAGTCATGCCGCAGGCCAAGAGGTACAGGTCTGCTCAGGCCAAGGGTATTTAACTCTCTTTGCCTCCAAAACGACTGTCTCTCTGCAAGCTGCCTGTTGGGAACAGCCTCTGGCCCAGGCATCATCCTGacactgctggggcactgcctggaGGATCAtcagctggcacaggctgggccTGTCTAAGGCAAGTCATGCCTGGGCCAGTCTAACTATGTGGAAGTGTCTAAACACAGGAAACTGTCAAAAATCATATTGgtagggagagaaaaaaagtttaaggGAGAAGTATGTAGAGTTACTCCTGTTGAATCCTGCCCTGCACAACTGGCAACATTCTAGAGGCCCCTTCATCAGGATGACTAATTTATTCATCTTTCTTCAACCCATTCTATGAAACCacaccttttttctttgtgttctcACCATCTTAAAATCAATATATAGACATAGAACGCTTGATCTTCCTTATAAAACTTCCCTATCCTTTTCACCACCATTTAATCCTTCTCTCTGGAGATCAATAAGCTCAGATACAATCCTGGTTACACTATCATTCTTTCTAGATAACCTACTCTTGTGAAGAATATAGAGATTTGGGCTTTCAGTACCCGTGCTCTTACATTTAGAGCTACAATTGGTTTGTGTACACTGCGCTGTCCTCCCACATTGTAAGAGTCCCAGCAAACTGGACCTGCAAATTTAATTCTTATCTACTTAATACCACTTCTATCTTATTTTTGTTCACTTTAGTTTTCCCTGACAGAATTTCTTTAgacacagctttttctttctgagttCTGCCACAACGCAGGCAAGACCTCTTCCAAGCCTCCTTGTACGGCTTGGCaagcccagcctgctccaggatTTCTCTCACATGTCTTGGGCAGCAGGTAAACTGCGGGGCATATGCACACTCTACTGCTCCTCACTGTCCCAACTCCTTCCCCACTCTGGCAGGAAGGTCCTCTCTTTCCAGGGTGTCAGCAGAGGGGTTCACTGCTGGATTACTCTGGCCAGATATCAAGAGCAGTGGCTAGGGCTCTGCACTGGTGTGTGGGAAGAACTGGTCTTGCTCCCAAGCTTGGCATGAAGCTTTTGTGGCATGCTGCTTTGACCATGCCATGCTTTCCACAGGTCTCTCTGCTGGCTCCATGCTTTTTAACTAGGGTAAGCTTCCAACCTCAGGCTCAGGGAGTTCTTGCCCTGGACCAAAAATGTGCCAGGTACCATGCTAACAATTCAACAGCATAGGTAAGTAAGTTGTATTAAGTAGTAAGTAGAAGTGTTTGCCTGTTTAATGTACTAGAGTAAGTACAATCACAGAAGTGCTGACTTTTAGCTTATACCATTTATTTGGCACTGGAAATAGCAGGTTACTCAAAGCTAGTATTGTACTATTCAAGGTGTGCACCCAGAAGTTTTCACTggtttaaataaattatttcaaaccaCAAGTTTAGCTAGGCTGGACAATTATTTTGAAGGACTAAGTCTTAGGTGTCAGGAATCTTACCTTTGATTAACTTCTCATACTGCTcttttgtttccaaataaacttcttcaaactgaaaaaggagTAAGAATTGTGTCACGCTGCTGtatttgaacatttttcttctgttaagtGATAGCACATAACCATGCCTAGAATTACTGAGTTAAGCATAAGGTAATGAGCTAGATCTGCAGCTGCACTGTTTAGGTGCAGATGTCCCAAGGATCCCTCACACACCCTGGCAGCTGATGGGGAGCAGAAGGAGGGCCTGGACACTTCTGTATCAGTGCACTGATTCAGAAATAATTGAAGACCAAGCTCAAACAGAGTGCAGGCATCTACAGAAACAAGACAGGTTGGAGCCAGTGCCAAGGGAAGCACAAGGCACATCAAATATTTCTAACCCCACCCCAGCATACACACATTGCAACTGCAAACTTATTAAGACTGCTAGCACAGCTAGATAACTTGTAATTAATAAAGGCCCTTTAAATAAATCCCCATTTTGTCCCCTTATGATTAATCACTTCAGGAGATTGCTACCACTTCTAATAAACTCTAAATGCCACTGAGTTTGCATCCCAAGTATCAAGCATAGAACAAGGTAGTTAGAAACATGCAGTGCCACTGGACAAAAGAATTTAGCCACCCTCATGCAGCTTTTATTTGCCACATGCATGTTAAATTGTCCTTCACTGAGGAAAGTAGAGAATACCAGTCTGTAACACTCTACTGAAAACGTCAACCAACCTCCACACCAGCTGCTGCCAACAGCCATCGTATGGACTCCATCCGGCCCCTTCCATTCAAGTAGGTAAGCCTGGGCTTCCCCGACATGATCCTGAGCTCCTGGTTCCCTGAAAGATACTAAGTGCAAGACAGTACCTCGTAAAACTGGTGTTTTAAGCACAGTTATTTTGAGAGGAGATGCACCTTTTATTCTTGCTATACCTTTTGAAGTTTAAATTTCATTTGGTTCAAAACATAAAATGAGAGACAGGCCACACAGCCTGTGCTAGTAAAGGAAAGATGTGTGAATCTGTAAAGccttctccagtgctgctggggaggcttCTTATGACTGTAAGCAAACACGGACCTGTTTAAACAAGTGATATGAGTCCCTAGCTACAGGGGGAACACTGCTGTCTATGAAGACAATTATACAAAGCTACTGAAAATCCTGCCACATCCTCAGGGAAATTACTCACCTAACCTCACTGCCCATCATCATcattgaaaagaagaaaaggaaaacacgCTTTACCAGTAGGCTGAAATTTGTCTAGCTTTGTTTGCCATATGTGCATTTTGCAGCTTCATATGCAGtccatttctttcctcaaaGAGGGGTGAATGAATTGTTGATACTCCCTTTATTCCATTAAAGATGAGCTTCCTTGGCCATCTTCCTGTAGCTGGCTGCATGGCTACAGCCCATTTCCTTGCTGCTTATGGCAGCCTTGAGGTGTCCCTCAAAGCCAGATGTGGAACCTAGCTGCATTGGTTCCTAATGGCTCAGAGTGCCTCACTTAATAAAATTTCCAGATGACTCCAGTTTTCCCAGAGTTAAAGTCAAAGCTGCATCATTACATCTGTCACACCTTGCATCCAGTTGACATTTCCTATTTGAATCAGGCTCAGCACACTCCAGTAGCATGTTTTCTTCAAGCCATAGTGCTTTGTAGgtgtatttaaaacaaagtaCATTTGGAACATATTTTGCCCAAACTTcacttaaataaaaaacaaaattgagACTTGCCCCTTGAGCAATTCCAGTAAGAACCAAGTCATGCTACTAAAATAAATAGGGATATTTGGGGTAATTTAATAAACATAATCCAAATACACATTATGGAAAAAAGTATGTTCAGTTTTAAAGTGCGAATAGCTTCCTAATTACAATGTCTGGCTCTAGGGACAGTATTTTATTAGTTTCTGCATCTTGTGTGACTACTTTTCACTGTAGGGCAGTTTATCAATATAGTTCACAACAACTAGCTAGTGCTTCTTTCATTATCATACTTTTCAG of the Camarhynchus parvulus chromosome 3, STF_HiC, whole genome shotgun sequence genome contains:
- the LOC115901989 gene encoding glutathione S-transferase-like gives rise to the protein MSGKPRLTYLNGRGRMESIRWLLAAAGVEFEEVYLETKEQYEKLIKDGFLLFQQVPLVEIDGMKMVQTRAITSYIAGKYNLYGKDLKERALIDMYVEGISDLMQMILMFPFSPPDAKEKNLESIKDRATNRYFPVFEKVLKQHGQDFLVGNKFSWADVQLMEAILAVEEKVPDVISGFPQLQVFKTKMSNMPTIKKFLQPGSPRKPPPDAHYVETVLKIFKK